The following is a genomic window from Niabella soli DSM 19437.
GCGGCTTCTTTTCTTTATGTTCTCTTGCAATTTTTTTACCGGGGCATGCAGGTAAATGAGCAGTTGCGGTTGTATCAGTTGTTGTTGCACAATGTCAAATAAGCGCTGGTACAGTTTATATTCATCTTCCGAAAGCGTTACTTTGGCAAACAGCAATGATTTGGTAAAAAGATAATCGCTTACCGTTAGCTGCTGGAACAGGTTTTTTTGCACCAGCAGATCCTGCAATTGTTTATAGCGCTCTGCCATAAAGAACAATTCCAGTGGAAAAGCATATTGCTGTGGGTTCTGGTAAAATTTGGGCAGGAAGGGGTTGTCGGCAAATTCCTCCAGCACCAGCCGCGCATTGTAAATCTTACTCAATGCCGTGGTCAGCGTGGTTTTGCCCGCGCCGATATTGCCTTCTATCGTAATAAAATCATAACGCATACAGAAGGGGTGCAAGGTAAAGACTAAGCGCTTGTCTAAAAATTATATTTTATGAATAAAGCTCCTGCAGATAAACGTAACCTCTTCACATTTGACTCCCGATAACTATCGGGATGACATTTCACGATTAACATAACACCGGCTCAACTATTTGTCACCTTTTTTACCGGAGAAGTATCGGTAGTTGCTGCCAATAATTCGTGAATGGATTTATTTAACTGAGGATGGATGAGGTCCGGGGCTATCTCTTCCAGCGGCGCCAGCACAAATCTTCTTTCCGTTATTCTCGGGTGCGGGATTGTGACCGCCGGGGTATCGCAGACAATAGCTCCGTAGAATAAAATATCGATATCAATGATCCGCGGGCCGTAGCGTTCTTGGCGAATGCGGCCCATAGTGGTCTCGATCTTTAAAATAACGGTCATTAGTTGCTCCGGAGTTAAAGTGGTTTCAATCCGGAGCGCCTGGTTATAAAAATCAGGCTGGTCCGTCAGGCCCCAGGCCGCTGTTTCATAGATCGCTGATCTTTTTATGATGGCACCCGCTTCTTTTTCAATATGCCGGCGCGCCCGGCCCAGGTTTTCCTGCCGGTTACCTAAATTTCCTCCTATTAATAAATATGCGGGGTTCATTGCTTGTTTATAGCCGCCAAATATCTTTAATTTTGGCTTTTTAATCAAAGGGTCGCTTAATTTTAATTCGATATGCGTTCATTTCTTAAAATTTTTCTTGCAACACTGCTGGCATTGGTGGTATTTAGCCTTATAGCATTTTTCTTTATTGCAGGGATGGCGGGCAGCGCCGTATCCAGCTCGATGCCAGTGCTTTCAGAAAAATCGGTGTTGAAGATTGACCTGGCCGATGCCTATGTTGAACTCCCGCAAAGCGATCTGCAAAGTATGGTACAGTCGCAAAAACTGGAAGAAACGCCTTCGCTGTACGATTTTATCCGGTTGATAAAAAAAGCGAAAACCGATGAGAAAATAAAAGCAATCTACCTTGTGGCCAACGGCAATGTAAATGGCTTTGCTTCGAGCGAAGAGATGCGCCGGGCCCTGGAAGATTTTAGAAAATCGGGGAAACCGGTTATTGCCTATGGAAATACCATGACTCAAAAAGCGTATAGTGTCGCAAATGTGGCCGACAAGGTATATGTAAGCCCCGCGGGCGCTTTTGAATGGGTGGGCTTCAGGGTAAGCTACCTATTTTTAAAGGGTGCACTGGATAAACTGGATATTCGGCCGCAAATATTTTATGCAGGCAAATTTAAAAGCGCCACAGAACCATTACGGGCGGAAAAAATGACCGAGGCGAACCAACTGCAAACTTCTGTTTGGCTGAACGACCTGTATGGGGATTTTTTACAAAAGACCGCCACTGCCCGAAAACTGGATACGGCAAGCCTGCACCAATGGGCCAATACGGGAGTGATCACTACGCCACAGGTTGCGGCCGGATATAAACTGATTGATGGCGTGCGCTATGACGATCAGCTTCAGACCGAGCTGAAGAAAACACTTAAGATCGATAGCAGTAATAAAATTAATTTTATCAGCATGGGGCAGTATGCCCGTCTGCATACCAACCTGGGAGGGAGTGGCGATAAGATCGCGCTGATCTACGCTGCGGGTAATATTGTTGACGGCAACAAACAGGAAGGGGTCATTTCTGATGGCGAATATATAGACCTGTTGCGCAAGGCAAGGCTGGATCAATCAATAAAGGCCGTTGTGGTGCGCGTTAACTCCGGTGGGGGAAGCGCATTGGCAAGTGATAATATCTGGCGCGAAATGAAAATGGCAAAAGCGGTGAAGCCGGTAATCGTGAGTTTTGGAGATGTAGCGGCATCCGGCGGGTACTATATGTCCTGCGCTGCGGATAGTATTTTTGCATTGCCCAATACGATCACGGGGTCTATCGGCGTATTTGGTATCATCCCGGACATTAGCGCTTTTATGAAAAATAAACTGGGCGTGACCTTTGACGGGGTAGGCACCGGGCCGTTGGCAAATGCCGGGGCTGCAGACCATCCGATGACTCCGCAGGAACAAAAGATCGTACAGGGATCTATTGAACGGGTGTATGATCAGTTTAAAGCACGTGTTGCGGAAGGCCGGAAAAAAGATACGGCCTATGTGGAAACAATCGCCCAGGGCCGGGTGTGGACGGGCTTCCGGGCGAAGGATATCGGGCTGATCGACCGCTGGGGCGGATTACAGGATGCAATAAATGCCGCGGCCCGGATGGCAAAACTTTCGGAATTCCGGGTAAAAGAATATCCCAATTATAGTTCACTGCTGGAACGTATTTTAAGAATAAAAAATAATGGCGACGCCGAATCGATGGTTAAAAATGAGTTGGGCAGCGAATATGCACGGGTGTATCAGCAATTAAGAACAGTTAAACAAATGACCAACAGCGTACAGGCACGGCTGCCCTTTGAATTTTTTATTAATGCACAACAATGAGTTTAAACAGTTGCTGCAATTGTATATCCGGCATCCGGCATCGAGTATCCAATATCCATATTCCAAATCCAGTTCTAAATGAAATATAGTCAGTCAAGGGCATTGTGGGCCATTACAAAAGCGAGCTTTAAGGCCATCTTCAGTCAGCCCTCTTCCATTTTTTTCAGTTTATTGTTTCCCATCGTTTTCATCCTCATCTTCGGTGCCTTTGGCGATAAAGCGCCCACGCCTTCAAAGATCGCGATCGATCCGTCGAGCGATACGCTGAATGCTTTGTTCGACAGCATTTCAAAAAGCACGTCGGTTACAATTGTTACCTACCCCGACACCGCTTCGCGGAACAACGACCTCCGCAAAGGCAAACTGGATGCGGTGGTGTTTATTCCAAAAGCAGGTGACAGCAGCCTACCCCGGCGGGTGCTGCTGCAATCGAGCGAGGCCGGCGGTGGTGCAGTCTACCGGCTGATGCGCTCTTTCGATTACCTGGCATTAAAAGCGGAACTGGCCGATGCAAAGCTCAATAGGGAATACCAGTTTGTGCCCGAAATAGTTCCCGGGAAAAAATACCGGACTATCGATTTTGTATTGCCCGGGCAGTTGGGATTTTCTGTTTTGTTTTCAACCTTGTTTGGGATCGCCTTTATTTTTTTTAATCTCAGGGAGCAACTGGTGTTAAAACGGTTCTATGCTTCACCGGTAAGAAAAATAAATATTCTTATAGGTATCGGCACCAGCCGGTTGTTTTTTCAACTGATCAACGTAGTGGTGCTCATCCTTTTTGGACATTTCTTTTTAAGCTTCACGCTGGTGCATGGGGCGCTTACTTTTTTTGAAATGTTGCTATTATCCGTGGTGATGTTATTCTTACTAATGGGTGTAGGGCTGATCATCAGTAGTATAGCCAAAAATGACACCATGATCCCCTTAATGATTAACGTATTTGGGTTTCCTCAGATTTTGTTGTCGGGAACTTTTTTCCCGATTGATGTATTTCCTAAATGGATGCAGACCCTCTGCGAGCTGCTGCCCCTTACACAGTTTAATGATGCCATGCGCAAGATATCCTTTGAAGGGCTGCATTTATACGACTGCTGGAAGGAATTGGGATACCTGGGTGTCTGGATAGTGGGCACCTATTTAATTGTATCCCGGATCATGCGGTGGGAATAAGAAATTGGAAATTAGAAATAAGTAAGGGTATAGATTATGAAATATGTGCGGCTTTTAATTATTAGTGTTATTGCTTTTTTGGTGGTCATCAGCGGGGTGACGGCGTTGTTGCCTTCGCAAGTGAAAATATCCCGGGCGGCGAATCTGAATGCCCGGGGTGATTCCGTTTTAAATTATATTAATGATCTCTCCAAATGGAAATACTGGTACCCGGGGTTCGATACGCTGCAATTAGAAAACACAGGGATGCAGAACGGAAAGACCGTAACGGCCACGGTAAAAAATATCCGGCTGCGCATCATCGCCAGCAATGATTCATTGGTGACTGTTGAAATGAAAAAAGGAGCCCAGCCGGTTTATAACAGTTGGCGGCTGATCCATTATCCGTCTTCTGATTCAGTAACGCTTCAGAATTATATGGACTTCCATTTTAAATGGTACCCGTGGGAGCGCTTTGCCGGCTTGTTGCTCGATCGTTCCTACGGACCGCTTATGGAGCAGGGGTTGAAGAATTTGAAGAATGTTGGTGTTGCTGATAAATAGGGCTTGTCTGCCGGGTTATGAATGCTTAACGCGGAACGCTCAATGCACAACGCCAATAAAGCATTATGCGTTCCGCCTTAAGCGTTAAGCATGCAACTATTGACCATTAACTATTCAATGTCGTTTCCTTAAGCTTTCAAAACGGACCTTTTTGTAGCCCCTGCAAAGGACAATATAACATCTTTTGCAAAGTTCGATTACTAATACTGTCTTTTCATTTTATTGATAACTTCATTCTATTTTGTTTCTTCTCTTACTTTTTTTTCCGATCAATCGGGAATAAAAAAGTAAGCAATCCCGAATCTTTCGCATGGGCGTCAAGTTAAGCGCGGCATTCAATCTGCCGGAACTGCAACTATACCAGCAGTTGAGCCATTTTCGCTCCGCTAGGAGCGTTGTGTTTATAGTAATTGCAATGGTATTTGTGCTGGCTCCGGTAGGACGCCCCCTGTTTACGCGGCACCTGACGGAGCCGATGCGCTGCGTAGATGATCATGAATACTATAAACACTCGGCGCTTACAGCGCCTGAATCGTGTTCCTTATCTTGAAGCGTATGCGAATCTTTCGGGACTCTTTCCGCCGGAAGGTGAATTCACTGCCTGGCGTAAATCCTTCTAAGTAACATCTGTTTCAGAATGTTCGACTGTCCGTTCAGATGCTTTCTTTCCAAATTTGAAAACATCAAAAAAAACGAATACTAAATATTATTGAACCCATGTCCTTTTACATTACTTATTCAATATTCCTTATTTTACATTCTCGAGAATCCGCCTAAGGAAACGGCATTGCTTGACTATTGCCTATTGACTTCTCACTATTAACTATTCACTTCTCCCTTATTAACTTCAAATTCCGCTGCAACCCTTTCAACTTTGTTCTCTTAACAGGCGAATGTTTAAAGATCTTCCGGAACTGCTCTTCGGAAAAGCTTTCCCATTCTTTGCTGGAAAGATT
Proteins encoded in this region:
- a CDS encoding deoxynucleoside kinase; translated protein: MRYDFITIEGNIGAGKTTLTTALSKIYNARLVLEEFADNPFLPKFYQNPQQYAFPLELFFMAERYKQLQDLLVQKNLFQQLTVSDYLFTKSLLFAKVTLSEDEYKLYQRLFDIVQQQLIQPQLLIYLHAPVKKLQENIKKRSRNYEQQIPDAYLESIQETYLQYIKQLPFPILFVDASNADFITNDRHLTIIVDALNKIYTPGLHPISLEG
- the folK gene encoding 2-amino-4-hydroxy-6-hydroxymethyldihydropteridine diphosphokinase — protein: MNPAYLLIGGNLGNRQENLGRARRHIEKEAGAIIKRSAIYETAAWGLTDQPDFYNQALRIETTLTPEQLMTVILKIETTMGRIRQERYGPRIIDIDILFYGAIVCDTPAVTIPHPRITERRFVLAPLEEIAPDLIHPQLNKSIHELLAATTDTSPVKKVTNS
- the sppA gene encoding signal peptide peptidase SppA: MRSFLKIFLATLLALVVFSLIAFFFIAGMAGSAVSSSMPVLSEKSVLKIDLADAYVELPQSDLQSMVQSQKLEETPSLYDFIRLIKKAKTDEKIKAIYLVANGNVNGFASSEEMRRALEDFRKSGKPVIAYGNTMTQKAYSVANVADKVYVSPAGAFEWVGFRVSYLFLKGALDKLDIRPQIFYAGKFKSATEPLRAEKMTEANQLQTSVWLNDLYGDFLQKTATARKLDTASLHQWANTGVITTPQVAAGYKLIDGVRYDDQLQTELKKTLKIDSSNKINFISMGQYARLHTNLGGSGDKIALIYAAGNIVDGNKQEGVISDGEYIDLLRKARLDQSIKAVVVRVNSGGGSALASDNIWREMKMAKAVKPVIVSFGDVAASGGYYMSCAADSIFALPNTITGSIGVFGIIPDISAFMKNKLGVTFDGVGTGPLANAGAADHPMTPQEQKIVQGSIERVYDQFKARVAEGRKKDTAYVETIAQGRVWTGFRAKDIGLIDRWGGLQDAINAAARMAKLSEFRVKEYPNYSSLLERILRIKNNGDAESMVKNELGSEYARVYQQLRTVKQMTNSVQARLPFEFFINAQQ
- a CDS encoding ABC transporter permease, with the protein product MKYSQSRALWAITKASFKAIFSQPSSIFFSLLFPIVFILIFGAFGDKAPTPSKIAIDPSSDTLNALFDSISKSTSVTIVTYPDTASRNNDLRKGKLDAVVFIPKAGDSSLPRRVLLQSSEAGGGAVYRLMRSFDYLALKAELADAKLNREYQFVPEIVPGKKYRTIDFVLPGQLGFSVLFSTLFGIAFIFFNLREQLVLKRFYASPVRKINILIGIGTSRLFFQLINVVVLILFGHFFLSFTLVHGALTFFEMLLLSVVMLFLLMGVGLIISSIAKNDTMIPLMINVFGFPQILLSGTFFPIDVFPKWMQTLCELLPLTQFNDAMRKISFEGLHLYDCWKELGYLGVWIVGTYLIVSRIMRWE
- a CDS encoding SRPBCC family protein is translated as MKYVRLLIISVIAFLVVISGVTALLPSQVKISRAANLNARGDSVLNYINDLSKWKYWYPGFDTLQLENTGMQNGKTVTATVKNIRLRIIASNDSLVTVEMKKGAQPVYNSWRLIHYPSSDSVTLQNYMDFHFKWYPWERFAGLLLDRSYGPLMEQGLKNLKNVGVADK